From a single Kitasatospora azatica KCTC 9699 genomic region:
- a CDS encoding 4Fe-4S dicluster domain-containing protein, which produces MADGSAVIDKDGLDALIAVLVGRGRTVVGPTVRDGAIVLAEISGGDELPYGWGVELEAGLYRLRAREDGAAFAHSAGPQSWKTFLHPPRERQWTADRGADGQLTVTQDRTPQPSYAFLGVRPCDLRAIAIQDRVLTGGTYTDPAYRGRRERAFLVAVECTEPGATCFCTSMGTGPAVGPGYDLALTEVLDAEGHRFLVRAGSEQGESVLAELPRRAADTATRTAARERVAEAADRMGRSMPLVDLQLLMRETLTAERWDDVAARCLTCGNCTMVCPTCFCTSTEDVTDLTGDHAERWRHWESCFDLDFSHLQAGPVRDSSRSRYRQWATHKLGTWFDQFGSSGCVGCGRCIVWCPVGIDITEEAHALNRERDGAP; this is translated from the coding sequence GTGGCGGACGGCTCGGCGGTCATCGACAAGGACGGGCTGGACGCGCTGATTGCGGTTCTCGTGGGCCGGGGCCGCACGGTCGTGGGACCGACGGTCCGCGACGGTGCGATCGTCCTCGCCGAGATCTCCGGTGGCGACGAACTCCCGTACGGCTGGGGCGTCGAGCTGGAGGCCGGCCTGTACCGGCTGCGGGCGCGCGAGGACGGCGCCGCGTTCGCGCACAGCGCGGGCCCGCAGTCCTGGAAGACCTTCCTGCACCCGCCGCGCGAGCGGCAGTGGACGGCCGACCGAGGGGCTGACGGTCAGCTGACGGTGACGCAGGACCGGACACCGCAGCCGTCGTACGCGTTCCTCGGAGTGCGCCCCTGCGACCTGCGGGCCATCGCGATCCAGGACCGGGTGCTGACCGGCGGGACGTACACCGACCCGGCCTACCGGGGGCGCCGCGAGCGGGCCTTCCTGGTGGCGGTGGAGTGCACCGAACCGGGCGCCACCTGCTTCTGCACGTCGATGGGGACCGGTCCGGCCGTGGGGCCCGGCTACGACCTGGCGCTGACCGAGGTGCTCGACGCCGAAGGCCACCGCTTCCTTGTCCGGGCCGGGAGCGAGCAGGGGGAGTCGGTCCTGGCGGAGCTGCCGCGCCGCGCCGCCGACACCGCCACCCGGACCGCCGCGCGTGAGCGGGTCGCCGAGGCGGCGGACCGGATGGGCCGCAGCATGCCGCTGGTGGACCTGCAGCTCCTGATGCGTGAGACCCTCACGGCCGAGCGCTGGGACGACGTGGCGGCCCGCTGCCTGACCTGCGGAAACTGCACGATGGTGTGCCCGACCTGCTTCTGCACCAGCACCGAGGACGTCACCGACCTGACGGGTGACCACGCCGAGCGCTGGCGGCACTGGGAGTCCTGCTTCGACCTGGACTTCTCGCACCTCCAGGCGGGCCCGGTCCGGGACAGCTCGCGCAGCCGCTACCGGCAGTGGGCCACCCACAAACTCGGCACCTGGTTCGACCAGTTCGGCAGCTCCGGATGTGTCGGCTGCGGGCGTTGCATCGTCTGGTGCCCCGTCGGTATCGACATCACCGAGGAGGCCCACGCGCTGAACCGGGAACGGGACGGGGCGCCATGA
- a CDS encoding hydrogenase maturation protease, with product MKLTARSVVIGVGNEYRHDDGVGWAVVARLAERAEQRPLPLGTVLRVCDGDPARLITLWEATDLAIVVDAAHAHPGHPGRVHRLDLDGRQLPTSGGPTSSHGLGLGEAVELARALDRLPRRLVVYAIEGTDSSLGTGLSAAVAAAVEPLTERIAEDLRTVPAITDRLRTTR from the coding sequence ATGAAACTCACCGCGCGGAGCGTCGTCATCGGTGTCGGCAACGAGTACCGCCACGACGACGGGGTGGGCTGGGCCGTGGTGGCCCGGCTCGCGGAACGCGCCGAGCAGCGACCGCTCCCCCTCGGGACCGTCCTACGGGTGTGCGACGGTGACCCTGCCCGACTGATCACCCTGTGGGAGGCCACCGACCTCGCCATCGTGGTTGACGCGGCACACGCACACCCCGGGCATCCCGGCCGGGTGCACCGCCTGGACCTGGATGGCAGACAACTGCCCACCTCCGGCGGCCCGACGAGTTCCCACGGCCTCGGACTCGGTGAAGCCGTCGAACTGGCCCGCGCGCTGGACCGCCTGCCAAGGCGGCTCGTCGTCTACGCCATCGAGGGAACGGACAGCAGCCTCGGGACCGGACTGTCGGCAGCCGTCGCAGCCGCCGTGGAACCCCTCACCGAGCGGATCGCCGAGGATCTCCGCACGGTCCCCGCGATCACCGACAGGTTGCGGACGACACGTTGA
- a CDS encoding universal stress protein — protein sequence MGERVITGFDGSDPSRAAVEWAAREASRLELPLEVLQAWPWGPSRPLGTGQAERWGREQLAAQADTIRSRFPGLEVRATHVPDDAVAVLKAASDRAAILVLGSRRLSALRGFLVGSVSQQVLGHATCPVVLVRAPSDLTDGPSSDGSAEQGLVVGLDLAHPCQEVLAFAFEIAARRGVSLTVVHAWGPPAGTEYMHFGAIGGLEDELAEPERQALEEAVMPWLERYPDLPTETALLRGHAGLTLVDAAATAELLVIGARHRRSPVGAHLGPVAHAVIHHVGCPVAVVPHH from the coding sequence GTGGGCGAACGTGTGATCACCGGATTCGATGGATCGGACCCGAGCCGAGCGGCCGTCGAGTGGGCCGCGCGGGAGGCATCCCGGCTCGAGCTTCCGCTGGAGGTTCTCCAGGCATGGCCCTGGGGGCCGAGCAGGCCGCTGGGCACCGGGCAGGCCGAGCGCTGGGGGCGTGAGCAACTGGCCGCGCAGGCGGACACGATCCGGTCCCGCTTCCCCGGACTGGAGGTGCGCGCGACACACGTGCCGGACGACGCGGTCGCGGTGCTGAAGGCCGCCTCCGACCGAGCCGCGATCCTGGTGCTCGGCTCGCGCAGGCTCAGCGCACTGCGCGGCTTCCTGGTCGGTTCGGTGAGCCAACAGGTCCTCGGCCACGCCACCTGCCCGGTCGTCCTGGTGCGTGCGCCGTCCGACCTGACGGACGGGCCGAGTTCGGACGGCAGCGCGGAGCAGGGCCTGGTCGTGGGCCTGGACCTCGCGCACCCGTGCCAGGAGGTCCTGGCCTTCGCCTTCGAAATAGCCGCCCGGCGTGGAGTTTCGCTGACCGTGGTGCACGCGTGGGGTCCGCCCGCCGGGACCGAGTACATGCACTTCGGCGCGATCGGCGGCCTCGAGGACGAACTGGCCGAGCCCGAACGGCAGGCACTGGAGGAGGCGGTGATGCCCTGGCTGGAGCGCTACCCCGACCTGCCAACGGAGACCGCGTTGCTGCGCGGCCACGCCGGACTCACCCTGGTTGACGCCGCGGCGACGGCCGAACTGCTGGTGATCGGCGCCCGCCACCGTCGCAGCCCCGTGGGGGCACACCTCGGACCAGTGGCGCACGCGGTGATCCACCACGTGGGCTGCCCGGTCGCGGTCGTACCGCACCACTGA
- a CDS encoding alpha/beta fold hydrolase — protein sequence MHSTVRTFRTPEGITLGVEHFGDAASPLVLLAGGTTMLSWPDALCESLARGGRHVVRYDLRDCGASTTVDPEAPAYTLRDLAADAAALARGLADRPAHLAGIGVGGMVAQVAALDHPDVFSALTLAGTRPVAPGPVDDDLPDHDKAAMERRFALPMPDWSDRAAVAEFAAARAEILGDDPTTARATAERVFDRTPSTDPALQLANQMGMVFAKLDCTPRWRERLPELALPTLVLHGRHNRFFPVGNGEALAREIPGARLLVLEQAATAIPDAAAEEVAAAMLAL from the coding sequence ATGCACTCGACGGTCCGTACGTTCCGCACACCCGAAGGCATCACGCTCGGGGTCGAGCACTTCGGCGATGCGGCCTCGCCCCTCGTGCTGCTCGCGGGCGGCACGACCATGCTGTCGTGGCCCGACGCGCTCTGCGAGTCGCTCGCGCGCGGCGGACGTCACGTCGTGCGCTACGACCTGCGCGACTGCGGCGCTTCGACCACCGTCGACCCCGAGGCGCCCGCGTACACGCTCCGGGATCTCGCCGCCGACGCGGCCGCGCTCGCCCGCGGACTGGCCGACCGGCCGGCGCACCTGGCGGGCATCGGCGTCGGCGGGATGGTCGCCCAGGTCGCCGCGCTCGACCATCCGGACGTGTTCTCGGCGCTCACCCTCGCCGGGACGCGGCCCGTCGCCCCCGGCCCGGTCGACGACGATCTGCCCGACCACGACAAGGCGGCCATGGAGCGACGGTTCGCGCTCCCGATGCCCGACTGGTCCGATCGCGCCGCCGTCGCGGAGTTCGCCGCCGCCAGAGCGGAGATCCTCGGCGACGATCCCACTACGGCACGCGCCACCGCCGAGCGCGTCTTCGACCGCACGCCGAGCACGGATCCCGCGCTCCAACTGGCCAACCAGATGGGCATGGTGTTCGCCAAACTCGACTGCACGCCGCGCTGGCGTGAGCGCCTGCCCGAGCTCGCACTGCCGACGCTCGTGCTGCACGGCCGTCACAACCGGTTCTTCCCGGTCGGCAACGGCGAGGCGCTCGCGCGCGAGATCCCCGGTGCACGACTGCTGGTGCTCGAACAGGCCGCGACCGCGATCCCCGACGCGGCCGCCGAGGAGGTCGCCGCAGCGATGCTCGCGCTCTAG
- a CDS encoding potassium channel family protein, translating to MRRLSAVSGVDHLSHGLEVGDTGMNRLPELDDLPTRKRRRLVLRALLRPTLTATALVTAYYVLPLDNAFSVGTAVKLVLGLLAVAVLFAWQTRSIAQSQYPRLKAAEALAVTFPLFILLFATTYFLMAGSQSASFTEPLTRTDAVYFTVTVFSTVGFGDIAPKTEPARLTVVLQMLGNLVLVGFAAHVLIGAVNAGLDRRKRQGQLG from the coding sequence GTGCGCCGCCTGTCGGCTGTTTCGGGGGTTGACCATCTGTCACACGGACTGGAGGTTGGAGACACCGGGATGAATCGGCTGCCAGAGCTTGACGACCTTCCGACCCGCAAGAGGCGCCGTCTTGTGCTGCGCGCACTGCTGAGACCGACCCTGACCGCCACCGCCCTCGTAACCGCGTACTACGTGCTGCCGTTGGACAACGCCTTCAGCGTCGGTACGGCGGTCAAGCTGGTCCTCGGCCTGCTCGCGGTGGCCGTACTCTTCGCCTGGCAGACGCGCTCGATCGCCCAGTCCCAGTACCCGCGACTGAAGGCCGCCGAGGCGCTGGCGGTCACCTTCCCGTTGTTCATCCTCCTGTTCGCGACAACCTACTTCCTCATGGCGGGAAGCCAATCCGCTTCCTTCACCGAGCCCCTGACCCGAACAGATGCCGTCTACTTCACGGTCACGGTGTTCTCCACCGTGGGCTTCGGTGACATCGCGCCCAAAACAGAGCCGGCAAGACTCACGGTGGTGCTGCAGATGCTCGGAAACCTGGTGCTGGTCGGTTTCGCCGCCCACGTCCTCATCGGCGCCGTCAATGCGGGCCTCGACCGGCGCAAGCGCCAAGGACAACTCGGCTGA
- a CDS encoding diacylglycerol/lipid kinase family protein: MSGGTVAAAERRARVLARIALLCAAAAVVTVLLTGPHGLVVLLAGLAGLAVMAVGGWWALAHHGLPRVVGAVLAVAAPVGVIVLAVAHHVLLIVLLALALWLGGLTCARSALRAARPPKPMPTREAPAPRRPVLIMNPKSGGGKVQRFELVRRAEELGARVVLLDTSVQQDVAALARQAVAEGADLLGVAGGDGTQALVAQVAAEHGLPFLVISAGTRNHFALDLGLDRTDPSTCLDALRDGVELRVDLGRVAGRPFVNTVSFGAYAQIVQSPQYRDAKATTVLDQLPELLLGEGGPRLTVEAGEHRLDAPQALLVSNNPYAAPDPLSLGHRPRLDKGVLGVLGVRVEGPAQAAELALRRARAGGISTLTARQVTVNAAAPEIPVAVDGEALSLPTPVQCSLAARALRVRVPRDRPGADPLKQDRTRPLDWRDVVGLALPSRLGGGAQPGTRPSSAEHARTEGSNARERRRPA, from the coding sequence ATGTCGGGCGGGACGGTGGCGGCAGCGGAACGGCGGGCCCGCGTGCTGGCAAGGATCGCCCTGCTGTGCGCGGCCGCTGCCGTGGTCACGGTGTTGCTCACCGGGCCGCACGGGCTGGTGGTGCTGCTGGCCGGCCTGGCCGGGCTGGCGGTGATGGCGGTCGGCGGCTGGTGGGCGTTGGCTCACCATGGACTGCCGCGCGTCGTCGGCGCGGTCCTGGCCGTGGCCGCACCGGTGGGCGTGATCGTGCTGGCGGTCGCGCACCACGTGCTGCTGATCGTGCTGCTGGCGTTGGCGCTGTGGCTCGGCGGCTTGACCTGCGCCCGGTCCGCGCTGCGGGCGGCCCGGCCACCGAAGCCGATGCCGACCCGAGAGGCGCCGGCGCCACGCCGACCCGTGCTGATCATGAACCCGAAGTCCGGCGGTGGGAAGGTCCAGCGCTTCGAGCTGGTCCGGCGCGCCGAGGAGTTGGGCGCGCGCGTGGTGCTGCTGGACACGTCCGTACAGCAGGACGTCGCCGCGCTCGCCCGCCAGGCGGTCGCCGAAGGCGCCGACCTGCTCGGCGTCGCCGGTGGCGACGGCACGCAGGCGTTGGTGGCGCAGGTCGCGGCCGAGCACGGCCTGCCGTTCCTGGTGATCTCCGCCGGGACGCGCAACCACTTCGCCCTGGACCTCGGCCTGGACCGCACCGACCCTTCGACCTGTCTGGACGCGCTGCGCGACGGCGTCGAACTGCGCGTCGACCTCGGCCGGGTGGCGGGCCGGCCCTTCGTCAACACCGTCTCCTTCGGGGCCTACGCGCAGATCGTCCAGAGCCCGCAGTATCGCGATGCCAAGGCGACCACCGTCCTGGACCAACTGCCCGAGCTGCTGCTCGGCGAAGGCGGCCCGCGGCTGACCGTCGAAGCGGGGGAACACCGCCTCGACGCTCCGCAGGCACTGCTGGTCAGCAACAACCCCTACGCCGCGCCGGATCCGCTCAGCCTCGGCCACCGCCCCCGGCTGGACAAGGGCGTCCTCGGTGTCCTCGGCGTGCGCGTCGAAGGTCCCGCGCAGGCCGCCGAGCTGGCGCTGCGCCGCGCGCGGGCGGGCGGGATCTCGACGCTGACGGCCCGCCAGGTCACCGTCAACGCCGCCGCGCCCGAGATCCCGGTGGCGGTCGACGGCGAGGCGCTGAGCCTGCCGACCCCGGTCCAGTGCTCCCTCGCGGCCCGAGCACTCCGCGTCCGCGTGCCCCGCGACCGCCCCGGCGCGGACCCGCTGAAGCAGGACCGCACTCGGCCCCTGGACTGGCGGGACGTGGTCGGCCTCGCGCTCCCTTCGCGCTTGGGCGGCGGCGCGCAGCCCGGCACGCGACCGAGTTCCGCCGAGCACGCCCGCACCGAAGGGAGTAACGCGCGTGAACGACGCCGTCCTGCATGA
- a CDS encoding phosphatase PAP2 family protein has product MNDAVLHDLAALDGALYAAVAATETPALDRSLRLLSAAADHSKINLSVTAALMLIPGPCRRAGLVGAASVGLASFTANLVGKRLARRPRPDREASRVPVNRHVPMPTSPSFPSGHTASAFALATAVGTVLPVATAPLGLLACAVGYSRIHTGVHYPGDIVAGAVLGSSCATVVLALGRHLAPQT; this is encoded by the coding sequence GTGAACGACGCCGTCCTGCATGACCTGGCCGCTCTCGACGGTGCTCTCTACGCTGCTGTCGCCGCGACAGAAACCCCTGCGCTCGACAGGAGCCTGCGGCTGCTCTCCGCCGCCGCCGATCACTCGAAGATCAACCTCTCGGTCACGGCGGCGCTGATGCTGATCCCGGGACCGTGCCGGCGCGCTGGGTTGGTGGGCGCGGCCTCGGTCGGCCTCGCCTCGTTCACCGCGAACCTGGTCGGCAAGCGGCTGGCCCGCCGTCCGCGCCCGGACCGGGAGGCCTCGCGGGTGCCCGTGAACCGGCATGTGCCGATGCCGACCTCGCCGTCGTTCCCCTCCGGGCACACCGCCTCCGCCTTCGCGCTGGCCACCGCCGTCGGCACCGTACTGCCTGTCGCCACGGCACCGCTCGGGTTGCTGGCCTGCGCCGTCGGCTACTCCCGGATCCACACGGGCGTGCACTATCCCGGCGACATCGTCGCCGGGGCAGTGCTGGGCAGCAGTTGTGCGACCGTCGTGCTCGCCCTCGGCCGGCATCTCGCCCCGCAGACCTGA
- a CDS encoding NAD(P)H-dependent oxidoreductase produces the protein MMSRIGVYLAHPRPGSFNHALHEAVVDELRGRGCEVRAHDLYAEGFAPLLTAGETGTVAEAETSTDPQLALHRAEVATLDALVLIHPNWWGMPPAVLVGWVQRVLAPGVAYKLGTADGEPTGLLRAGRALVLNTSDTPQEREQSEFGDPLERIWADCVLPYVGVTDVRRTVFRTVTDSAAETRAEWLRQARAQAAALIS, from the coding sequence ATGATGAGCCGGATCGGTGTCTACCTGGCGCACCCGCGACCGGGGAGCTTCAACCACGCACTGCACGAGGCCGTGGTCGACGAACTGCGCGGGCGCGGCTGTGAGGTCCGGGCCCACGACCTCTACGCGGAGGGTTTCGCGCCGTTGCTCACCGCCGGGGAGACCGGCACGGTGGCCGAGGCCGAGACGTCGACTGACCCTCAACTGGCGCTGCACCGGGCCGAGGTGGCCACCCTGGACGCGCTTGTACTGATCCACCCCAACTGGTGGGGCATGCCTCCCGCCGTGCTTGTGGGCTGGGTGCAGCGGGTGCTGGCCCCCGGTGTCGCCTACAAGCTCGGCACGGCCGACGGCGAACCGACCGGGCTGCTGCGCGCCGGGCGGGCTCTGGTGCTCAACACTTCTGACACGCCGCAGGAGCGCGAGCAGAGCGAGTTCGGCGACCCACTGGAGCGGATCTGGGCGGACTGCGTGCTGCCGTATGTCGGCGTCACCGACGTGCGCCGGACGGTGTTCCGCACCGTGACCGACTCCGCCGCCGAGACCCGCGCCGAGTGGCTCCGGCAGGCCCGCGCCCAAGCAGCTGCACTGATCAGCTGA